In Anaeromusa acidaminophila DSM 3853, the genomic stretch TTCCAAAGTGGCATGCCCCCCGAAAATCGAGCCAGATTTTAAGTTAGAAAAAAGTATGCTAGACTAACTTAAAAAGGAGCGAAAAACATGGGGAAGAAAAGGTATACGGCAGAACAAATCATCGTGCATTTAAGAGAAGCGGAAATCCTGTGCGGACAAGGAAAGACGATTGCTGAAACCTCACGGCAGCTCGGAGTAA encodes the following:
- a CDS encoding transposase, coding for MGKKRYTAEQIIVHLREAEILCGQGKTIAETSRQLGVTEQTYYRWRKQYGGMTSSDAKKLKELEKENSRLKK